The nucleotide sequence TGATGACAAGGTTGAAGATGCCGCTGGGCAACGCTCCCGCTCCAACACTGATCTGTGCCAACACAAAGGAAAACTCGCCAACCTGCCCCAAGCTCAGCGCGGCGCAAACGGCAGCATGCGCCGGTACGCGCAGCAGAAGGAGCAGTATCATCAAGATAACCACTTTGCCCAGAACGGCTCCGGCAACCGTAAGACCGACCGCTCCCAAATTGCCGATGAGCCACACAGGGTCAAACAGCATTCCAATTGAAACGAAGAAGAGCGACGCGAATAGATCCCGCAGCGGTACAATCTCAGCCACTACTTGGGTGCGAAATTCTGATTCCGCGACGACAAGCCCGGCCAGGAAAGCGCCGAATGCCAGCGAAAGACCGACGAATTGAGCTAAGAACGCCGTGCCAAGCGCGATCGCCACAACGGAGAGGATGAGGAGCTCACGCGACTCGCCGTGGGCAATGTGGGTGAGCAGCCAATGTGCCACGCGCGCGCCGATGAAGTACGCCCCAATGCAGACTGCGGCCGCCTTGCCGGCAAGTAAGAGCAAGTCAAAGACCACGTCCTCGCCACCCGCTGCAAATGCCGGGAGAATTACGACCATTGGTACAACCGCAATGTCTTGAAGAATGAGAATGCCAAGCGCAATGCGGCCGTGAAGCGATTGCAACTCCCCGCGGGTCATGAGAACTTTGATGACTACCACGGTGCTGGAGAGGGCGACAAGGGCGCCCAACAGAATTCCCTGCGCAAGAGTAAGACCAAGAAAGCTTCCGACAAAGGGTCCAATGGCCATCGTCAGAGCAATCTGCCCAATGCCCCCAAGCACAACAATGCGTCCCAGGTGGCGCAGCTCACGCAGCGAGAACTCCGCGCCGACAGCAAAGAGGAGGAACATCACGCCTATCTCTGCCAGCACCTGGACGTCGTGCTGATCGGCATGCAGTACAGGGTTAAACGGCCCAATGGCGATCCCCGCAACCAAGTACCCCAAAATTACGGGCAACCCCATACGCTGCGCGACGAGACCCAGCAAGAAGGCCGCGAGCACGGCGAGGGAAAGACTCAATACTAATGAAACGTCAGGCACGGCAGTGCTCCTGCACTACTCAAAGACTGTGCTCGCTCT is from Chloroflexota bacterium and encodes:
- a CDS encoding cation:proton antiporter, with translation MPDVSLVLSLSLAVLAAFLLGLVAQRMGLPVILGYLVAGIAIGPFNPVLHADQHDVQVLAEIGVMFLLFAVGAEFSLRELRHLGRIVVLGGIGQIALTMAIGPFVGSFLGLTLAQGILLGALVALSSTVVVIKVLMTRGELQSLHGRIALGILILQDIAVVPMVVILPAFAAGGEDVVFDLLLLAGKAAAVCIGAYFIGARVAHWLLTHIAHGESRELLILSVVAIALGTAFLAQFVGLSLAFGAFLAGLVVAESEFRTQVVAEIVPLRDLFASLFFVSIGMLFDPVWLIGNLGAVGLTVAGAVLGKVVILMILLLLLRVPAHAAVCAALSLGQVGEFSFVLAQISVGAGALPSGIFNLVISTALISIFLTPFLLLLEPPLLRLLRALPVIGGRFAEPDIAPYWEGLFRGHAVICGFGRVGRELAEALDLQNIHYVIVEYNPLTVSELRDKGVPVVFGDAGSPAVLAHAKLEDASLLAVLVHDDVAAEVAVRHARILNPGLDIIARASSREAIQRLREAGASDVVQPEFEAGVEVIQHVFQKFEIHGEELEQLVGERRSAFYRHWEGP